From Phormidium ambiguum IAM M-71, a single genomic window includes:
- a CDS encoding VIT domain-containing protein — MTQTIKEQPGGLYVQTPEKQQIAFPLKHTEVQAKISGNISRVEVTQSFENPFTTTLEAVYIFPLPDEAAVDDMLIKIGDRTIKGSIKKRQEAQQIYEQAKRQGRTAGLLEQERDNIFTQSLANIKPGEQIDVIIRYSDSLKFAAGNYEFVFPMVVGPRYIPGTTIEDNTIGAGSAPAPMMQNQDTDLVPDASRLNAPILPPGTRSRHDINVTVEIDAGVEIQNLSSPSHQIQITKSKQIVRVNLAGGDTIPNKDFILRYQVASDSTQTTVLTQSDDRGGHFAVYLIPAIEYKPNEIVPKDVVFLIDTSGSQAGAPLMQCQELMRHFINGLNPHDTFSIVDFANTTQHLSSVPLPNTPQNRSFAMNYINKLNASGGTELLRGIRAVLNFPVTDPGRLRTIVLLTDGYIGNENQILAEVQSSLKSGNRLYSFGAGSSVNRFLLNRIAELGRGISRIIRHDEAVDRVVEKFFLQINNPVLANINLQWEGEGKSPIIYPQTPPDLFAEQPLVLFGRKADKLAGKLHINGIAAGGIRYQKTFNLNFDDVGNSAIAQLWGRSRIKDLMNQMVSGDTKKGVEVVTDTALSYQLLSQYTAFVAVSDDVRVDPTESSISVQVPVEMPEGVNYQGVFGGINYAAAPVEQIQRSLSRRSVPFSPRLEEEKPMKLELARGIDFADLSADLPQVDEYDITLINPTFFSDDDELSSDDDDVFNEAPYLAAPSIPMAEMEESAFPVQPLQILSAIGLDEKAIELLTKHLQLLMLPDGFSGDLVFEFQVSKGRVRQVVWDEQASSLKEDKVIRLIRRSLLTWLPPQTINNTIQITIRIQA, encoded by the coding sequence CACCGAAGTTCAAGCAAAAATTTCTGGAAATATCTCGCGGGTAGAAGTTACCCAAAGTTTTGAAAATCCTTTTACAACTACCTTAGAGGCAGTTTATATTTTCCCATTACCTGATGAAGCTGCGGTCGATGATATGTTGATTAAAATTGGCGATCGCACAATCAAAGGTAGCATCAAAAAACGCCAAGAAGCACAACAAATTTACGAACAAGCTAAACGACAAGGACGCACCGCCGGACTATTAGAACAAGAACGCGATAACATTTTTACTCAATCTTTAGCTAACATCAAACCAGGCGAACAAATTGATGTAATTATTCGCTATAGTGACAGCCTGAAATTTGCAGCAGGTAACTATGAATTTGTGTTTCCAATGGTAGTTGGTCCTCGTTATATTCCCGGAACAACTATTGAGGATAATACAATTGGCGCTGGTTCTGCGCCTGCACCAATGATGCAAAATCAAGATACCGATCTAGTGCCTGATGCTTCGCGGTTGAATGCGCCAATTTTACCCCCAGGAACTCGTTCTCGCCATGATATTAATGTAACTGTGGAAATTGATGCGGGTGTGGAAATTCAGAATTTATCCTCGCCTTCTCACCAAATTCAAATTACCAAATCAAAACAAATTGTTCGAGTAAACTTAGCAGGCGGAGACACTATTCCGAACAAAGATTTTATTTTGCGTTATCAAGTTGCAAGTGATTCTACACAAACAACTGTGTTAACTCAAAGTGATGACAGAGGCGGACATTTTGCAGTTTATTTAATTCCAGCAATTGAGTATAAACCTAATGAAATTGTCCCCAAAGATGTGGTATTCCTGATTGATACTTCAGGTTCTCAAGCAGGTGCGCCGTTGATGCAATGTCAAGAATTAATGCGTCATTTTATTAACGGATTGAATCCTCATGATACGTTCAGCATTGTTGATTTTGCCAACACCACTCAGCATCTTTCATCTGTTCCTTTACCTAATACGCCACAAAATCGATCGTTTGCCATGAACTATATCAACAAATTAAATGCCAGTGGCGGAACGGAATTATTACGAGGAATTCGTGCTGTGTTGAATTTTCCCGTTACAGATCCGGGAAGATTGCGGACAATTGTATTATTAACTGATGGCTACATCGGCAACGAAAACCAAATTTTAGCAGAAGTACAAAGCAGTTTAAAATCAGGAAATCGCTTATATAGTTTTGGTGCTGGTAGTTCTGTCAATCGCTTTCTTTTGAATCGAATTGCTGAATTAGGAAGAGGAATTTCCCGAATTATTCGTCATGATGAGGCAGTCGATCGAGTCGTAGAAAAGTTCTTTCTGCAAATCAATAATCCAGTATTAGCTAACATTAATTTGCAATGGGAAGGCGAAGGAAAATCACCAATTATTTATCCGCAAACACCACCAGATTTATTTGCCGAACAACCTTTAGTTTTGTTTGGACGTAAAGCAGATAAACTTGCCGGAAAATTGCATATTAATGGCATTGCTGCGGGAGGAATTCGCTATCAAAAAACTTTCAATTTGAACTTTGATGATGTTGGTAATTCCGCTATTGCCCAACTTTGGGGACGTTCTCGCATCAAAGATTTAATGAATCAAATGGTGAGTGGAGATACAAAGAAAGGTGTAGAAGTAGTGACAGATACGGCTCTTTCTTATCAATTACTATCACAATATACAGCTTTTGTTGCTGTTAGTGATGATGTGCGAGTTGACCCAACAGAGAGTTCTATTTCTGTTCAAGTACCTGTAGAAATGCCAGAAGGTGTTAACTATCAAGGAGTTTTTGGTGGGATTAATTATGCAGCTGCACCTGTAGAGCAAATACAACGCAGTTTATCTCGACGATCTGTTCCTTTTAGCCCACGTTTAGAAGAAGAGAAACCGATGAAACTGGAGTTAGCAAGAGGTATAGATTTTGCAGATTTGTCAGCAGATCTACCACAGGTTGATGAATACGATATTACGTTAATTAATCCGACTTTCTTTAGTGATGATGATGAGTTATCTAGTGATGATGATGATGTTTTTAATGAAGCGCCTTATCTAGCAGCACCATCCATACCAATGGCAGAAATGGAAGAATCTGCATTTCCTGTGCAACCTTTACAAATTTTGAGCGCGATCGGACTGGATGAAAAAGCGATCGAACTTCTCACAAAACATCTACAATTGCTAATGTTACCAGATGGGTTTAGTGGTGATTTAGTTTTTGAATTTCAGGTCAGTAAAGGAAGAGTCCGACAAGTTGTTTGGGATGAACAAGCATCTTCTTTGAAAGAAGATAAAGTGATTAGACTAATTAGGCGATCGCTCTTAACTTGGCTACCTCCACAAACCATTAACAATACAATTCAAATAACTATTCGCATTCAAGCATAA